The nucleotide sequence GAAGCCGTCCCTGGTATTCCTGGATCAGGACAAAGGTCGGGCTGGTTACTTCAGCCGGATCGACGTCGAGTGCTGTGGCAATCGCCTGAACCAGGCGGGTTTTGCCTGCTCCCAGGTTACCATTTAACGCGATGACCGTTCCCGGGGTCAGATATTCGGCCAGCTTTTTCCCCAGGCGCTGTGTATCGAGTTCACTGGTTGACTCAAAGGTCCATTCAATTTCAGATTGCAACGAAAATTCTCTCGATAAAGTTTGATTTTGAATACTCAATGATTCTGATGGTATAGCTGGTTTTCGTAAATATCACAATACAAACTGTTTAATGCGGAATCAGGAAATAAGAATACAGCGGACTGTCCGGCTCGGGCGATTCGCATTCTGGTCACCTGCCCGATAGAATACCTGCTGACTTCTGAATCGAATTCCTGCCTTGAAGCTTTCCTGAAAATGTCTCACGCCTATCGTAGTCTGATTTGTCTCACGCTCACTCATATCATTGTTGATGCTTCAGCAATTGTAGTTGGTCCCTTGTGGGGAGAAATCGAACGTGTTCATTCTTTAACGGAAAATGGTCTGTTCCTCGTACTGACCATCCATGCGCTGGCATCGTCACTGGCACAGCCCGTGTTCGGATACATCCGTGACCGATACCCGATCAAATCCATCTTGTGGCTCGGGCCACTTCTGGGGGCAGTGATGATGCCGCTGGTCGGACCGGCAAACAGTGTCTTTTTTCTGTGTGTGGCTTTACTGCTGGGGGGTATCGGCATCGGTTCTTTTCATCCGGAAGCGGCAGTGGTCGCAGGTTCCCTGATTCCGGAACGACGTACGCGAAGCCTGTCGCTCTTCATGTTTGGTGGCGCGATGGGGCTGGCGGTCGGGCCGATTATCTGCGGTGCGATCGTTTCCACGTGGGGCCTGTCGAGCGTCTGGATACTGGCGCCGTTGTATGCCGGACTGATTCTTCTGCTTTACAGGATTGGAAAACCACCGGCGGCTTTGTTTGAGCGGGATCGAAAACAAAAATCGCAGTCTCTGTCACAAATGCTGGAGGGACGCGTACTGTTAGCGAGCTTTCTGTTTATGGTCTGCTCACTCAGGCTGGTTCCCAATATGGCGATGGATAAACTGATTTCTTTCATTCTGAAAGATCAGGACATTTCTGCATTTCAGATCGGTTTGATCCAGTCTGTCTTTTTGTTTTCGGCCAGTGCCGGGATGTTGTTGATGGCATTTCGCTTCAAATCCGGTCATGAAAAGCTATTCATGATTGTCTGTCCTCTGCTGGGCATTCCCCTCATGCTAGTACTGGGCTGGGAAGGATGTCCGATCTGGTTGATGACGCTGTTGCTGATTCCCAGTGGTCTGATCTTGTGGGGCACGAGTCCCGCGATGGTCTCTTATTCGCATCAGCTGTTCCCCAAAGGGGGAGGTGTCGCGTCTGCGATCACGATGGGGATGGCCTGGGGCGGAGGTGGCATGATTCAGGCAAAGATCACCAGTCACTTTGTCGCGCTGGGGATTCCTCAGCGGGCATTCCATGCGATTATTCCCTGTCTGATACTGGCAGCGGTGGGGGCGATGCTGTTGCCGGCGTTGCCCTCTGTTGCAGAATCAAAAAAGGAAGTTGTCGAAACCGTGTGAGGGAGGCCTGGTGCACGGCCTGAACCGTAGACGTTTTGCCGTTTTTAGATTTTTTAAAAAAAATTGTGAGCAGAATCAGTAGATTCGGGTTCTACCAGGGTCAATTGCACAAGATATGGTATGAGAAGGTCAACAGGTCAGAATATTCGCTCAAAATGATCGATTCGCTGGACAGCATGATGGGACGCCACTAAGATCCGCTCACTCAAGTGATTTGAAAGTTGAAAACACAAATCATTTGAAGTTACTGTAAATGATCAGTAGCAGACGGACCGAAGGAACGGACCGCGAAAAGAGAATGGATTCTATTTCTAAACGTTCGACCAGGGGGGATTTTCATCCGCTCGAACGCACTTCGAATGCGAATCTCTACGCAAGTCGCTTCCTTCCATCCGCTGAATCTGGGGAATTCCCGTTATACCCCAATTGTTTTTTGACCGCACAGGAAGTGCACTGAAGTGAAGGATGGATTCGATGTCTAAAAAACCCTTGATTGGAATTACTGGAGACTTTCGCCCCGAGCAAAAAGAGTCTCAGGCTTTAAGCTGGTTCTTTACCGGATACTATGATTCTGTAACAGACGCCGGTGGTATTCCCGTGATGATGCCTCCCCTGGCTGATG is from Gimesia maris and encodes:
- a CDS encoding MFS transporter; its protein translation is MSHAYRSLICLTLTHIIVDASAIVVGPLWGEIERVHSLTENGLFLVLTIHALASSLAQPVFGYIRDRYPIKSILWLGPLLGAVMMPLVGPANSVFFLCVALLLGGIGIGSFHPEAAVVAGSLIPERRTRSLSLFMFGGAMGLAVGPIICGAIVSTWGLSSVWILAPLYAGLILLLYRIGKPPAALFERDRKQKSQSLSQMLEGRVLLASFLFMVCSLRLVPNMAMDKLISFILKDQDISAFQIGLIQSVFLFSASAGMLLMAFRFKSGHEKLFMIVCPLLGIPLMLVLGWEGCPIWLMTLLLIPSGLILWGTSPAMVSYSHQLFPKGGGVASAITMGMAWGGGGMIQAKITSHFVALGIPQRAFHAIIPCLILAAVGAMLLPALPSVAESKKEVVETV